AGATGGGAAGGTGCAGGATCCGGACAGGAACCAAAAATCTCATGCGGTTCGGTCCAACGTAGACAGCCAGAAAACCGGAGGGAATATGACGGCGTGGAGAGAGGAGGGCTCTGCGGCTGCATTTGAGGGTTATAGTCTTCCACTGCTTCATGAATTGTCTGAGCATGCTCATCTGAGGTGGTTCTGGTTGGCATGAAAATGAGTGGGAGAAAGAGACGCACAGGACAGGGATTGTATAAGGATATATGTGAATTATGGCACTAAAATCTAAGGATGGAAAGTAAATATAGGATGGATATGTTTCCATATGTGTGATAAAAGTTATATCTTGGAATTgcatatttctttccttattatATTTCTATTCACATAATCACTATGCTTTActtttactcttttaattaatttatttaattttttatatgtaataaataattttataatttatttttttattaaattataaaacaaaaGATATTGTACTAagagttttaaatttataattatgtatGAATAGAATAATTAGAAATTGAAAGTAAATTAAagcaataaaaattattttacgaGTAAAGATCAAATTGTGTTTTGAGTTGGTTTTGCTAGGTTGATGTAGGTAAGGAAAGTTGGAaagattttattattcataGTAAAACTTAAGGCTcaatttgatcaagaaaaacttAGAAAACTGATCATATAAGTTTAACCTAAAAAATAGAAAGATTAGGAGTGGCGCTCTTCCTCTTAGGTATGCCGATCGCCTGGAACAAAGCATTACTAGCCATGCTCAATAGTgagaaaacaaagaaaatcCCAAGTAAATAAGTGAAGGCCAATTCCACTGAGTGTTTTAATTAAAGTAATTAACCAATGAagattcttttttttattatcaaaaaattaaaggCTTAAATTAAACATGTTTTAGcaacaaaaaaaattttcaaatgataaaagttatattttaacagtattcaatttaattattctcTTCCAATACAAATTGGTCTAGTACTACTACTAGTACGTGTacgtagtaataataatatataataaaaggaAACATGTGGTaggattaattttaaaactaatattactttaatatattaatttccaGTAATGTAGTGAGTTATGATACAGTGTGCTCCCCAACCACATGGATTTGGATCGGACCAACTTTTCCTTTAATCTAATTACTTAATCTCCTACACTATTTGATCTGAGGGTACGGAATCAGATCTCTctctatttatatatttaaaaaaaaaaaaaaaaaaaaaaaacctttatgGTAGCTAGCTTTCCAAAggatattaattatgttaagataaaatttctaaattgaTGCACTATGAAATGGAAGAACAATCAAGgagttttaatttattagagCAAATGGCAATAGCTTCTCATACACTCAAAAACAAAATCAGTTGACCACCACCAAGTAATTAGTAAACCTACCAACCCACCATATATTGAAACAGGCCAGGCCAGGTtgggtttaaaaaaaaaaaactacagtGAGTAAAAACTTTGGTTTAGGTCATAAACTGATCAtctgatttttattttgttcattCATCGATCATCTACACATTTGAGGATGATGAGAAGGTGTTAGCTCATAATCAGGTGATGACCAACAACTATTATCTACACTGCTATTAAACCCTAACTCATGCAACAAGTACCCATGCCCATCACTGCTCTTCTCTTCCACCACCTTCAATATCTTCTCAAAAACACACACTTCACATGGGATCTTCAACACTCCTTCTTGTTGAAACCCAAACTCCTCTTCTGCCTCTCGCAGTAGTATCGCAAATGCTTGGTGCCCCAAGTACTCTGTAGGAATCACATATCTCTTCAACTCCTTGCCAACGCAAACGGCCAGAAATCCTTTGGGGACGGCATCACTGGACGACGCTGCAGAGACATCGGAAAAAGACAGGGTTCTCTTGATGAACTTGATAGTGTTGGTGGTGGAAGAGGAGCAGCTGCCGTTGCTGCTCTTGGAGGAAGTTGCTGCCTTTTTCCACTTCTTGAGGATCTGTTGAAGCCTAACAATGTCAGTGATCTTGTTAGACTTCTTTGATGAATCCATAAGTGTGATGAGTTTCcacaaaagagagagagagagaaatgggTTTTGTAGCTTTCTTTGAGTAGTTCGTAGTGGCTAGTGAATCAGatgtgaaatatatatatatatatatatatatatatatagaaagtaGCAGATGCTTTCTTGTAGTATATTTAATCCCCATtagatataaaataaaagtaaatgcAATTAATCATTGAAGTAAAGGTACGTCGGTTGCTGGTGCAACTGCCTCAAGAATCAAAACCCATCAGGCCTTTTCTGATTATTTTAGTTTCCAGTGACTTTTCAtatcatatatacatatatatatatatatatatatttgtgagTCTTtccaatattaaataattaataatgattGGTTGGtattttaattgcaattggtgTCTGATGCAACTGTCAAAACCTATTGTTTGATATTGTTTATTGGATTATGGATGCTCTGAAGATCGGGGAAGATGGCACTCAAGTAATTCCATGTGAAAagctcaattttttttatggtaGAGAATGGGGGAGATGTGACAATTGAGCCCACAGGTTGACATCTCAAGTAAGTTCACAGGCTAAAGAGAACATGAAAGAGAGAGCcaggttaattaattaaattatcaaagAGCATCCCAAAGCCATATATAATTAGTCAAAAGAGTAACAAATAAGGAAATGGAATGTGAATCTCTTTGCCATTTTctatatattaaaagatattagaCTGTAAATAGAAACCTGATTAATCATATGGCCAATATTGAGAAGCAAATGGACAAATGGATCcaaattttatgtaattatgtgtTAGCGAATGGATTGATATTGGCCTCACAAGATGTACAGAAAATTAAGCAGCCCTGCATCTTGAGAAATTAAAGGGCTCCAGCTCTTTGTTATTTTGTGGTTCAGTAGGCAACCAGCCAAGGACTGAGCCTCTATGACACGGTGACTGCCTTAATAAGagaagcatatatatatatatatatatattaataataacatatcTTCATGAATGTAACCTCTCCAATCATCTCCATTTCCACATATTCATGTTTTGCTCCATTAATTCCTTTATAATATCTACACAATTTTGTATATCGACACAAGTCCAatcaatattttcaaaaaatcttGATTccattctaaatttaaaataaaaaaaaaaagtaattttatatataaaaggagTAATACTTTTTTTTTGGTGCGAAGCCCAATAAGGTTTTGATGGATTGTGAATTTCCAAATTTGAAATTATTGATTGAATCATTTGCAGACCACATGCTCATGTTTCTAAGGTTCTTACTTTGGCCCTAAGTTATGCCACATTTATATTTTACACTCAATCAAACATGGCACATGATTCATCTCATTCACCAATGCTTTCTTACAATTCTTTGATTCAATAGTACTTAGCATATGCTACgataatattaatttcttattaaaaaaaggataacattaattattttggactaattttttttattcaacccACAACCTTGAATTTCCATTATTTACACCTTCCTTTTGCATTCATTCTTGATGAGATGAATGATAATTCGGTTGGTGACGCTTATGATTGGAATGGAATCACATTGACTTTGAGATATGGTGTGAAGGATTGTAAGATTTGATTCTTTCATCACTCCTTGTTCTAAAGTTAATTCATTTCTTGATTAAATCAGAGATTATGTTACCCAAAAATACATATACATATGTAACAACACAATTCTCCGATCCCTTAAAGGACATAAGCTATCATCACTGTTTTTGTCTTGATTGTTGTCGTTATTACAAACTGTACGACTGATTATCCATTGTTGCCGTCATCGTTCATatgttttcctttcctttttttcttctttttcctgtGTGCGTGTTGGGGGGAGAAAAAGGTAAGATTATTTCACTTTACCCGTTCCTTGATGTTACAATGAAGCATAAAGTTAAAAGCAAAACCATATTAGCTGGGAAATTTTGTTTGGTAATTAGCTCAAAGCATAAAAGATATAATTAAAGAAGTACAGTACCGTTTAGCTCTGGTGTTAAAAAGGGCAGTTATCAGCCTTTCAACTCCTAATATTCAGCTCGCAAAACCAAAAAGCTTTGGTGTAATCAGCAGCTGAGAGTTTTTAGCTTTTGTAGCTCCCAATAGTTCACCTCCTACGTTTAGAAGCACACAGTATAATAAAGTTAACGAAGTACATACAGTGATTATGAGAGAGCTATGACCTTACCCGAAAAATTGTTACTATTTACAACGTTCCGAGGGCACCCAACAGGAAGGTATGAACAAGCTCTCATGTGCCAACCCATAgagtttgataaatatttttaaaagatatgAAATGTTGACCCACAAAGGTAAGTAAAGCCAAGCTCATCTGTGCCAGCATTCTAATACTTTCCAGGAAACACGAATGTGAACCGAGTAAAAGGAAACCAGGCTCCGCTGTGATTTAATGTGCAGTCTGATCATTCAAGAACATGCAGGTTTGCGGCTGAACAGAAGTCACGCTTCATCTTCTTTCAACTTCCATCAAGCCACAATATCATTGGCAAGCTTCACTTGCACCTAGACCAGATTTTAATTTCATGCTCCTCAGGCCTCAAGatttttttactaaatattCCAATATATCAAACAGGGGAAAAATCTCTTTTCAGTGTGGTCATGATGGCTCTAGTCTTTCAATGCAGCTTTTGAGGGTTTGGATGGACCTGTCCGAAGTGAACAAGAAATGCTAAAGCAAATGAACTTTCGATAAAATAACTCTAGCGGAAGAAAATAAAGCACAAGGAAGTTCAATGTAAACACCAACCCACAAACAAAGGAACTGAATCCAGTGTCATGGGCATATTGAAGTAAACCAACCCCAATCAGTAACAAAGTAAGGACAACGATGTTCAATGTAACAATAAAAGCCAAGCATGTTTCTCTAGCAACACGTAAACTAACAAAAGAGCTACTATTGATACTGAATCCAGTGTCATGTCAAAAAACAGCAACATTAGGTACTTACTACCACCATTGGTATGATGCATGAAATTTACATTGCAGATCAGAGTTAGAAAAGCTTTTCAACACTTCAATATGAGAATAAAAGAATTTTACCTTTCCTTGTCTTGGGCGGTCTAATACCACTGCTTACAATTGAAGTAGGAGAAAGAGGCCTTTTGGCAGGAACAGGTTTCATTGATGATTCTGACTTCTTGGAAGAAATGAGAGACGAGTAAAGAATAGCATCAACAGCCTCCCGCTGTTGTTTCCTTTTTGTGATTAAATCTTCAGAAGCACCTATTTGATTAGGAGTCCTACCAACATCACACTCACTCCCTTTAATACCAGTTCCAGCTAAGGAAGTTGAAATTTCCAATTCCTTATCATGCTTAATAGATTTCTTTGGTCCTTTTGCCGCTTTTAACTTTTCACGGCTATCACTCATCCCTTGTTCCAAGTACAAATTACTCTGTGAATTCATCTTATCTTTCCTCTTACCTTTATGAGAAATTTTCTCACTTCTGTCATTGCACTTACTTTCACTATCCCCAATATATTCCCTTGAAGTTGAAGACTTCAAATTCTTTAACATTATGTTTTCACCACTAGCACGTACAGATGGAAGATCATGATCTCTAG
This Manihot esculenta cultivar AM560-2 chromosome 6, M.esculenta_v8, whole genome shotgun sequence DNA region includes the following protein-coding sequences:
- the LOC110618282 gene encoding auxin-responsive protein SAUR72 codes for the protein MDSSKKSNKITDIVRLQQILKKWKKAATSSKSSNGSCSSSTTNTIKFIKRTLSFSDVSAASSSDAVPKGFLAVCVGKELKRYVIPTEYLGHQAFAILLREAEEEFGFQQEGVLKIPCEVCVFEKILKVVEEKSSDGHGYLLHELGFNSSVDNSCWSSPDYELTPSHHPQMCR